TAGCTCTTCGTAGACAGAAATATGTCAAGGCGCGTACTATCACCCGGCGCCAGCACAGAATCCTGTAACGGTGCCTTAGTACAGCCACATCCGGGAACGACTTTCAGAATCCTGAGTGTATCGTCACCGACTGATTTGATCCAAAACGTATGACTGACTGTGGCTTTCTGGCAGACCTTGCCCCAGTTAAAAACAGGGTTTGGAATTTCAATCATCGGTCCGGCCTGAGCAACACCACCCAGTCCAATCAGACACATAGTGAATATTGCAACAATCAACAGTCTCATTTGGCATTCTCCTCGTTGGCTACAATAAGTGCTCCTACTGAACCAAATCGGCAGTAGGTCCAGACAACTTTGGCCTGTATTCGTAGCATTATACTCTCATAAAGGGGAAGTTGATTCATTTGTTTAGACAGTACGTAAGTCGTGTTCCGGTTACGATATAGACCCAAACAACCGTTCCCAACGCACTTTCTGGAAGAAATGCACGACATTGAACACGAAAAGCCGTGGAACTGACAGCGGATCGGTCACTGATACTTCAGGTGACGGATGCACAGAGTCATTCCACGACCAATGCACAATCATCGCCTCACCCAGAATCAACTCACGGGGAACGGGACCCCACCAGCGGGAATCGTGGGAATTATCACGGTTGTCGCCCATCATGAAATACCGCTCAGCCGGCACAACGTACGGACCGAAATTGTCACGGCTGTCCGTCCCACCGGGTCGGCGCGGTTGGATCACCTGACTGCCACCAGCTGTAGTGTCGATATATTTGGAAAACTCGGGATTTGACCATTCTTCGCCATTGATGTAGACAATCTTATCCCGGACCAAAATCGTGTCGCCAGGAACGCCGACACATCGTTTGATATACTTGGTAACACCATCACGCGGATAGATAAAAATGATCACATCACCCTTTTGCGGTTCACTAATAGCGGGTAACTTCCATCCCACGAGCGGTATCTCGGCCCCAAATACGAACTTATTGGCCAGGAGGAAATCGCCCACCAGTAAGGTATCTTCCATCGACTGCGACGGAATCTTGTATGCCTCGACGACGGAGGTTTTGATGATAAACGCCAGCAGAACCGCGATTACGATCTGCTTGAAATTCTCCCACAACCCATAAGATTCCTGTGCCATATTCTCAATCACCAGCTTGAATGTTCTCTTGCCAAATTATCCATTATATTTAATGGCTACACTAACCTCTTATACTACCAAAACCAACAAAATGTTTAGAGAAATCGATTCTCTCTGTCACCCCCGCGAAGGCGGGGGGCCAGTCTTTCCTGGATTCCTGCCTTCGCGGGAATGACAAGGGTAAGTTCTTAAATCAGGCTGTCAATCAGGTCCTCCCAACCTGGATTCTCCTTCTCAATCAGTTTTAGCTTCCACCGCCTGTTCCACTTCTTGAGTTGCTTCTCTCTGGTGATGGCCTCATGGACATCTTGGTGTATCTCGTAATAGACCAGTCTGTGAACACCATGCTTACGCGTAAACCCATCGGCCACGTTATTCTTGTGTTCGTAAACTCTCCGTATCAGGTCGGAGCTGACGCCGATATACAGCGTTCCATTCCGCTTGCTGGCCATGATATACACAAAGTACTGTTTCATAGCATGTTTGACGTAGCCCTCGTGCTACTGTGACCAACCCATCCGCAGTCCCTCACTATTGCCCGACTCTCCTATTCTGTCACCCCGGCACTCTCTTCTGTCTCCCCCACACTCTCTTCTGTCTCCCCTGCCCTCTCTTTCTGTCACCCCCGCGAAGGCGGGGGTCCAGTCTTTCCCTGGATTCCCGCCTACGCGGGAATGACAAGGGTGGACTTTCCGGCGTAGGATAATGAGGGTTGCCAGTGTTGGAGGAACCCGACACTATTCTTCCGCTGCTTCATTGCCGATCCCCGGCGTGCTCGACGCATCTGGCTTCATGAACTCCTCAGACCAATTCTTGGACTCGCGCTCGAAAAACTGTCTAACCTCCTCGTCATTGCCTTCCGAGAGTGGAACAAGTTTACCGAACAAAGAGACTAGCATCGCGAGGTCCGCTTGCTCATAGGACTTGATTCTGCATTCCTTCGCTCGAGCCGTGTCCCTCAAACGGTAGGCGGTCGCCCCCTCCATGTATTTCGCGTAAACAGCAAATCGGTTGACAGTCGCGTACTCGGCGATCTCTGTTTCCCCAGATTCTATGCGTGCCAGAAGGGTCTTGAAGAACTCGTAGGATAGACTAAAGTATTCCATCGCCTTTTCCACACTATCTTCGCTGAGCCACCATTGAGCCGCAGCACTTAATAGAAATGGTGCTTGATCCGACCTCGTATACCACGGATCAAGACTTGGTAACATCTCGATAATACGAGCGGCTAGCACCGGATCCTTGGCCTGAACTGCTATCGCCATGTCAGGAAGAACATTATTGATGACCTTTCTTGCGAAGCTCGCAATCTGATCTGGTAGTGTATCCGAGAATGACAGTCTGTACGGCTCATCGCCAAATATTGGCCCACTGCATATATAATACTTTACTGTATCCGGTGGAAACCACGACAGCTCCATACCAAACGCTGTCACATCGCCTATGAAGTTTGCCGACACCATGTAGTCTGACTGTTGCTTCCGCACAGAACCCCAAAGTATGGCCTTTGCTTTGTATTTCTCTCTGAGAGCATCAGATTGCTCCTCGGATTCCACGACCCAAGACACTGATCGTACTTGCACCATGTCAGCAATGCTGACAAGATCCATTTTATCTTCAAGCTCCAGAAGCCTTGCCGCTATCTCATCACCCAAAGCTTCGTTCAATCGTATATCGCCGAGATTATCCCCCATCTCGATGCCAGAAAAACGAGGGAATAAAATGCCTACTTGATCGTCCTCGAAACGCTGAGTGTACGGAATCACACTAACCACTAGTATGCAGTGTGCAATCACACCGGCCGCAGCAAATTCTGCGAAGCGGTAGTAGGATGTGCTGGTTCGGGAGATGATTCTGTACTTCAAGACAATGAACAGTACAATAAAGACAAATACAATGTCCCAAATCAACAAGTCAGACAATGATTCCGGCGCCCATGCGTTTTCGACGAAGTCGAGAACAATATGAAACTGCACATCCCCCTCTTTAAATTATGCGAAAATAATCCACCAGAGTGCAGCGTCGGGGGCGCGTGAAGGTCGAAGCTTTGGTTAGCCCTTCGCCGGTTGTGCCGGCAATCGAAACCGTGCAGAATCCTTCCCCACCATAACCAAGACCAGCCATGTTGGGTCCATTTTTAACGAATATATTAGCCCTGCATAATTGAGCCATATTGGAAAGATTGACTATAGAAGTAGAGTGCATGACAAAAGTGTGTTTGAACTGGTGCTCGACAATGACCGCCTTTTCCATCGCTTCCTCGACGGTTTTGCACCGCACAAACGGAATGACCGGCATCAGTTGCTCCGCCATCACCAACGGATGATCCCAAGGCGCTTCAAAGAACACCAGCCGAGTCCCCGGAGGCGGAGTGATGTCGACTTGCTTGAGTATCTCAACAGGAGACTTGCCGACAAAATTCCGATTGATCGCAACATGACGATACCCGGCCCCATCAGGATCAGATTCGACGAGTATTTTGGTCAGTTTGTCGATAGCAACGCCCTCCAGTTCGTAGGCGCCGTTGGCAATCATCTCGCGTTTGAGTCGGTGGGCAACTTTGTCGACCACGAAGATTTCTTTTTCGTCCGAACATAGTACGTTGTTGTCAAACGATGCACCGTCCACGATATGTTTCCCCGCCAGGGGGATGTTCGCGGTCTCGTCAACGACACATGGCGGATTACCCGGTCCGGCACAAATCGCCCGCTTGCCGCAGGCCAGAGCCGTCTTGACCACCGCACCACCACCTGTAACGAGCAGGAGAT
The sequence above is a segment of the Candidatus Zixiibacteriota bacterium genome. Coding sequences within it:
- the lepB gene encoding signal peptidase I, with protein sequence MAQESYGLWENFKQIVIAVLLAFIIKTSVVEAYKIPSQSMEDTLLVGDFLLANKFVFGAEIPLVGWKLPAISEPQKGDVIIFIYPRDGVTKYIKRCVGVPGDTILVRDKIVYINGEEWSNPEFSKYIDTTAGGSQVIQPRRPGGTDSRDNFGPYVVPAERYFMMGDNRDNSHDSRWWGPVPRELILGEAMIVHWSWNDSVHPSPEVSVTDPLSVPRLFVFNVVHFFQKVRWERLFGSIS
- a CDS encoding GIY-YIG nuclease family protein; its protein translation is MKQYFVYIMASKRNGTLYIGVSSDLIRRVYEHKNNVADGFTRKHGVHRLVYYEIHQDVHEAITREKQLKKWNRRWKLKLIEKENPGWEDLIDSLI
- a CDS encoding aldehyde dehydrogenase EutE, with protein sequence MTDTKQNPSVDEIVRLVLAEINNGNSTTQSAVFSEPTPSISDTTTPAVPMAGEGTCCFSSLDDAVEAARMAQRRYLDVSMEVRYRIVANIRKHAIANAERLGRMAVTETGLGNMPDKMNKILLCARKTPGPEDLRPEAFTGDNGLTLVEPAPWGVVGSITPSTNPPSTILNNSISIVSGGNAVVFNPHPAAKNVSAEMAKLVHDAIVEAGGPPDLVTCISNPTIESAQALMKHKNIDLLLVTGGGAVVKTALACGKRAICAGPGNPPCVVDETANIPLAGKHIVDGASFDNNVLCSDEKEIFVVDKVAHRLKREMIANGAYELEGVAIDKLTKILVESDPDGAGYRHVAINRNFVGKSPVEILKQVDITPPPGTRLVFFEAPWDHPLVMAEQLMPVIPFVRCKTVEEAMEKAVIVEHQFKHTFVMHSTSIVNLSNMAQLCRANIFVKNGPNMAGLGYGGEGFCTVSIAGTTGEGLTKASTFTRPRRCTLVDYFRII